A window of Solea senegalensis isolate Sse05_10M linkage group LG20, IFAPA_SoseM_1, whole genome shotgun sequence contains these coding sequences:
- the LOC122786333 gene encoding LOW QUALITY PROTEIN: synaptic vesicle glycoprotein 2A-like (The sequence of the model RefSeq protein was modified relative to this genomic sequence to represent the inferred CDS: inserted 1 base in 1 codon), whose protein sequence is MEDGYQNRTAFIKGAKDIAKEVKRQASKKVGRSVDRVSDEYSRRSYSRFEEDDDDDYPTQASQDGGYYREDSQAANEDEGGHSDSTEGHDEDDEIYEGEYQGIPRADSGKGSLAGGPGTIGDGAQQFRDIGASEAERRKDQEELAQQYETILQECGHGKFQWSLYFVLGLALMADGVEIFVVGFVLPSAEKDMCLSEPNKSMLGLIVYFGMMVGAFLWGALADRIGRRQSLLISLSINSVFSFFSSFVQGYSTFLFCRLLSGVGIGGSIPIVFSYYSEFLSQEKRGEHLSWLCMFWMMGGIYASAMAWAIIPHYGWSFQMGSAYQFHSWRVFVLVCAFPSVAAIAALNAVPESPRFYLENGKHDEGWMILKQVHDTNMRAKGYPEKVFSVTTIKTVKQVDELVDTGTDTPVWQRYRLKIMSLSHQIRNNIVACFSPEYKRTTFMLMAVWFSMSFSYYGLXVWFPDMIKYIQKQEYDSKTKTFTKERVEHVTFNFTLENQVHRQGHYFNDKFLNLKMKSMVFEDSVFEECYFEDITSTHTFFRNCTFVASLFYNTDLFKYRFVDCKLLNSSFIHNKEGCILDFSDDFNNAYMIYFVNFLGTLAVLPGNIVSALLMDKIGRLRMLAGSSIISCVSCFFLMFGNSESGMIALLCLFGGISIASWNALDVITVELYPSDKRTTAFGFLNALCKVAAVLGISIFQSFVGITKAVPIIFAAGALAAGSFLATKLPETRGQVLQ, encoded by the exons ATGGAGGACGGTTACCAAAACCGGACTGCCTTCATTAAAGGTGCCAAAGACATTGCCAAAGAAGTCAAGCGGCAAGCTTCCAAGAAGGTCGGGCGTTCGGTGGACCGGGTGAGCGACGAGTACAGCAGACGCTCCTACAGTCGTTTCGAagaggacgatgatgacgaCTACCCGACGCAGGCAAGCCAGGATGGAGGTTACTACCGCGAAGACAGCCAGGCGGCCAATGAAGATGAGGGCGGCCACAGCGACTCCACAGAGGGTCACGATGAGGATGACGAGATCTATGAGGGCGAGTACCAAGGAATCCCCAGGGCTGACTCAGGCAAAGGAAGCCTTGCTGGAGGCCCAGGCACCATCGGTGATGGAGCTCAGCAGTTCAGAGACATCGGGGCGTCTGAGGCCGAGAGGAGGAAGGACCAAGAGGAGCTGGCTCAACAATACGAGACCATCTTGCAAGAATGTGGTCACGGGAAATTCCAGTGGAGCTTGTACTTTGTGCTGGGGTTGGCTCTCATGGCCGATGGCGTTGAGATCTTCGTGGTCGGCTTCGTCCTGCCCAGTGCTGAGAaggacatgtgtctgtctgaaCCCAACAAAAGCATGCTAG GTCTGATTGTGTATTTCGGGATGATGGTCGGGGCTTTCCTCTGGGGGGCGCTGGCTGACCGGATAGGTCGTCGTCAGTCTCTTCTCATCTCGCTCTCCATCAACAGcgttttctccttcttctcctcctttgtcCAGGGATACAGCACTTTCCTCTTCTGCAGACTCCTCTCAGGCGTTGG GATCGGTGGATCAATTCCCATCGTGTTTTCCTACTATTCCGAATTTCTGTCCCAAGAGAAGCGTGGCGAGCACCTGAGCTGGCTCTGCATGTTCTGGATGATGGGGGGAATATACGCATCTGCTATGGCCTGGGCTATTATCCCACACTATG GTTGGAGTTTCCAGATGGGCTCTGCATATCAGTTCCATAGCtggcgtgtgtttgtgttagtgtgcGCGTTTCCCTCTGTGGCAGCCATCGCTGCCCTCAACGCCGTGCCAGAGAGCCCGCGCTTCTACTTGGAG AATGGCAAACACGACGAAGGCTGGATGATTCTGAAGCAAGTCCACGACACTAACATGCGGGCGAAGGGATACCCAGAGAAGGTGTTTTCT GTCACAACAATCAAGACGGTGAAACAGGTGGACGAGTTGGTGGACACCGGCACTGACACTCCAGTCTGGCAACGCTACAGACTGAAGATTATGAGCCTCTCCCATCAG ATCAGGAACAACATTGTCGCCTGCTTCAGTCCTGAATACAAACGGACAACCTTCATGCTCATGGCTGTTTGGTTTAGCATGTCTTTCAG CTACTACGGTC ACGTGTGGTTCCCAGACATGATCAAGTACATCCAGAAGCAGGAGTATGACTCAAAGACAAAGACCTTCACCAAGGAGCGAGTGGAGCACGTCACGTTTAACTTCACCCTGGAGAACCAAGTGCATCGTCAAGGACACTACTTCAATGACAA GTTCCTCAACCTGAAGATGAAATCCATGGTGTTTGAAGACTCCGTGTTTGAGGAGTGCTACTTTGAGGACATCACCTCCACTCACACCTTCTTCAGAAACTGCACCTTTGTCGCCAGTTTGTTCTACAACACAG ACTTGTTCAAATACAGGTTTGTCGACTGTAAACTGCTCAACAGCTCATTTATCCACAACAAGGAGGGCTGCATTCTGGACTTCAGCGACGACTTCAACAATGCCTACATGATATACTTTGTCAACTTCCTCGGCACGTTGgcggtgttgcctggcaacatcgTCTCGGCTCTGTTAATGGACAAAATTGGCCGTTTAAGGATGTTGG CGGGATCCAGCATCATATCCTGTGTCAGCTGTTTCTTCCTGATGTTCGGCAACAGTGAGTCGGGAATGATCGCCCTCCTGTGTCTGTTTGGCGGCATCAGCATCGCTTCGTGGAACGCGCTGGATGTGATAACAGTGGAGCTCTACCCGTCTGATAAGAG gacCACAGCGTTCGGCTTCCTGAATGCTCTCTGTAAGGTGGCGGCCGTCCTGGGCATCAGCATCTTCCAGTCATTTGTCGGCATCACCAAGGCCGTACCCATCATATTTGCCGCTGGCGCGCTCGCTGCAGGTAGTTtccttgcaaccaagttgcctGAAACACGAGGCCAAGTGTTGCAGTAA
- the LOC122786334 gene encoding cathepsin S-like, producing the protein MLRNLLFTILCRFAVAAISSQLDEHWALWKKMHQKLYSYEIEELGRRQIWEDNLEMINLHNLEASLGLHTYELAMNHLGDLTIEEIMATLTGTVVPSDLERNPSNFSDTSSSLPVSLDWRDTSMVTEVKMQGSCGSCWAFSAVGALEGQLKKTTGVLKSLSPQNLVDCSVKYGNHGCNGGFMINAFQYVIKNKGIASDKVYPYTGKRGKCKYNSQDHAASCSSYVLLPEGDESALKTALAKIGPISVAIDASRPKFVFYRHGVYTDRKCTHNVNHGVLAVGYGRDQGHDYWLVKNSWGVKYGEEGYIKMARNRRNQCGIALYACYPVM; encoded by the exons ATGCTGCGCAACCTGCTTTTCACCATCTTGTGTAGGTTTGCAGTGGCTGCCATCAGCTCACAACTGGATGAACACTGGGCGCTATGGAAAAAGATGCATCAGAAATTGTACTCCTATGAG ATTGAAGAGTTGGGTCGCAGGCAGATCTGGGAAGataacctggaaatgattaatCTACACAACCTGGAAGCATCGCTGGGTTTACATACCTATGAACTAGCAATGAATCACTTAGGAGACCTG ACGATTGAGGAGATCATGGCAACACTAACGGGCACTGTTGTGCCATCTGACCTGGAGAGGAATCCATCCAACTTCAGTGACACCAGTTCTTCTCTACCAGTGTCACTGGACTGGAGGGATACATCCATGGTAACTGAGGTGAAAATGCAG GGTTCTTGTGGCTCTTGCTGGGCATTCAGTGCAGTTGGAGCTCTGGAGGGGCAACTGAAGAAGACTACTGGAGTCCTGAAGTCCCTCAGTCCTCAGAATCTGGTTGATTGCTCTGTAAAATATGGGAACCATGGTTGCAATGGTGGCTTCATGATCAATGCCTTCCagtatgtcattaaaaacaaaggtaTTGCCTCTGATAAAGTCTACCCCTATACTGGCAAG CGTGGTAAATGTAAGTATAACTCACAGGATCATGCAGCTAGCTGCTCCAGCTATGTCTTGCTACCAGAGGGCGATGAGTCTGCGTTAAAAACAGCTTTGGCTAAAATTGGCCCCATTTCTGTTGCGATTGATGCTTCCAGGCCAAAATTTGTCTTCTACCGACACG GTGTGTACACGGACCGCAAATGCACTCACAATGTGAACCATGGTGTGCTGGCTGTGGGCTATGGCAGGGACCAAGGACATGATTACTGGCTGGTCAAAAACAG TTGGGGTGTAAAATATGGAGAGGAAGGCTACATCAAGATGGCTCGGAACAGACGCAACCAGTGTGGCATCGCTCTCTATGCTTGTTACCCCGTCATGTGA
- the sf3b4 gene encoding splicing factor 3B subunit 4, with the protein MAAGPISERNQDATVYVGGLDEKVSEPLLWELFLQAGPVVNTHMPKDRVTGQHQGYGFVEFLSEEDADYAIKIMNMIKLYGKPIRVNKASAHNKNLDVGANIFIGNLDPEIDEKLLYDTFSAFGVILQTPKIMRDPDTGNSKGYAFINFASFDASDAAIEAMNGQYLCNRPITVSYAFKKDSKGERHGSAAERLLAAQNPLSQADRPHQLFADAPPALTAATPVLTSMGAGMSMHGMAGMPPPSGFPPVPPPGSMPPSMPPSMSMPPNAGGPQGGGGPPPGPPPFPPGSMHPGMPQMPMPPPAPPGMVPPPPAPPGSNQPRAPLPPGMPPPPPMGMPPRAPYGHMGPPVPPGMRGPPPPMPPPGYGAGPPRPPPFGLQRGPPMPPRPPGAPPRVPMRAPMPP; encoded by the exons ATGGCAGCGGGACCAATTTCAGAAAGAAACCAAG ACGCCACTGTGTATGTTGGCGGCTTGGATGAGAAAGTATCAGAGCCGCTACTATGGGAGCTTTTCCTGCAGGCTGGACCTGtggtcaacacacacatgcccaaAGACAGGGTCACAGGCCAACATCAGG GCTATGGTTTTGTGGAGTTCCTCAGTGAAGAGGATGCTGACTATGCCATCAAAATCATGAATATGATTAAGCTGTATGGCAAACCAATTCGAGTCAATAAAGCCTCAGCCCACAACAAAAACTTGGACGTGGGAGCAAACATCTTCATCGGTAACCTGGATCCAGAGATTGATGAGAAACTGCTCTACGACACGTTCAGTGCTTTTGGCGTTATCCTCCAGACGCCAAAGATCATGCGAGATCCAGACACGGGCAATTCCAAGGGTTATGCATTCATCAATTTTGCCAGCTTTGACGCGTCAGATGCTGCCATTGAGGCCATGAACGGCCAGTACCTCTGCAACAGGCCCATCACTGTGTCATATGCCTTCAAGAAGGATTCTAAAGGGGAGCGACACGGCTCGGCTGCGGAGCGACTCCTCGCTGCACAAAACCCTCTTTCCCAGGCAGACAGGCCTCACCAGCTGTTTGCAGATGCTCCGCCAGCATTGACAGCAGCAACACCAGTCCTGACCTCAATGGGAGCTGGGATGTCCATGCATGGAATGGCAG GTATGCCACCTCCTTCTGGTTtccctcctgttcctcctccgGGGTCAATGCCTCCATCAATGCCCCCATCTATGTCCATGCCGCCAAATGCCGGGGGCCCACAGGGTGGTGGTGGACCTCCACCTGGACCACCGCCCTTCCCTCCTGGCAGCATGCATCCAG GTATGCCTCAGATGCCCatgcctcctcctgctcctcctggcatggttcctcctcctcctgctcccccgGGATCAAATCAGCCACGGGCACCACTGCCCCCCGGCATGCCTCCACCCCCACCTATGGGCATGCCACCCAGAGCACCATATGGACACATGG GTCCGCCTGTTCCTCCAGGTATGAGAGGCCCACCTCCTCCCATGCCTCCACCTGGCTATGGAGCCGGCCCCCCTCGTCCACCTCCTTTTGGTCTTCAGAGAGGACCTCCAATGCCACCAAGGCCCCCTGGTGCTCCACCACGTGTCCCTATGCGAGCACCAATGCCACCGTAA